GGTTCTTGACGCCCATGAGCACGACGATCGTCCCCCGCGTCCTGCCCAGGAACTGCCAGTCCAGGGCGGACTCGCCCTTGGTCGGGTCCTCGTGGCCGGTGATGATCGTCACCTGGGAGGCGAACTTCCGGTGCGTCACCGGTATGCCGACGGACTCGGGGACGGCGATGGCCGAAGTGATGCCAGGCACCACCTCGACCGTGATGCCGTGGGCGCGGAGGGTCTCCATCTCCTCCCCACCCCGCCCAAAGAGGAAGGAGTCGCCGCCCTTCAGCCTGACGACGTTCTTCCCTTCGAGGGCCTTCTCGACCATCAGGGCCTCGATATCGTCCTGTTCGAGGGTGTGGTCGCCACCGTGTTTGCCGCAGTCGATCTTTTCCGCACTCTCGGGCAGTGTGGCCAGGATCTCGTTGCCGGGGAGCTGGTCATAGAGGATGACCTCGGCCTCCGCGATTGCCTCCTGTGCCCGCGACGCCATGAGGCCTATCCCTCCCGGCCCCGAGCCCACCAGGGTTACCTTTCCTGTCATGGCATGATCCCCAGCTGTTTGTAGGCCTCCCTGATGAGGTCGCCGGCGTCGGTGCGGAGTTTCCTGCCGCATTCCCGGGCCTCGTCCGCGGTCGCGATCTCGTCCTCGACCCTGACATTCCGGCTCCCGTCGAGGGCGAGCACCTCGGCGATGAGGTGGCCGTCCCGGCAGTAGATGCCCTGCGGCGTGAAGCAACCGCCGCCGACCTCTTCCATGATGATCCGCTCGATCCCGACGTCCATCCGCGTCTGTGGGTCGTCGAGCGGCTGGACCATTTCGATGATCTCCGGGCTGTTCCTGCAGACAACGGCGATCGTACCCTGGTTCGGGGACGGGACGAACAGGGAGGTCGGCAGCCTCTGCCCCTTCACCGTGTAGCCCAGACGTTCAAGGCCGGCCTCGGCGAGGACGATGGCGTCGTACTCCTTCTCCCGCATCTTGTGGAGGCGCGTGTCCACGTTGCCGCGCAGCTGCCTGACATCGATCTCGGGGTCGTGCCGCAGCAACTGCGCCCGCCGCCGCGTCGAGGAGGTGCCGACGACTCTGACGTCGTCGATGTTCCCTTCATAGGCAAGATAGTCGGCAGGTGAGTCGCGGGTGAGGACGGCGCCGGTGACGACGCCCCGCGGCCGTTTTGCCGGGATGTCCTTCATGGAGTGGACGGCGGCATCGATGGTGCCGTCGATGATCGCCTCGTCGAGGGCCCGGACAAAGACGCCCTGCCCGCCGATCTCGTGGAGGGGGACGCCGGTGTTGGTGTCTCCCTTCGTCCTGATGACTGCCGTTTCAACTTCGATGCCCATCTGCGCCAGCGCCTTGCAGACCCGTTCTGTCTGCGCAAGGGCGAGCTGGCTTCCTCGTGTTCCTATTCTCAGAGACATGTCCTGTATGCGTCCGCGATGCGTTCGATGATCTCTTCTGTGTGCGCTGCCGAGAGGAAATTCGTCTCAAACTGCGACGGCGGGATAAA
This portion of the Methanofollis sp. genome encodes:
- the cobA gene encoding uroporphyrinogen-III C-methyltransferase; its protein translation is MTGKVTLVGSGPGGIGLMASRAQEAIAEAEVILYDQLPGNEILATLPESAEKIDCGKHGGDHTLEQDDIEALMVEKALEGKNVVRLKGGDSFLFGRGGEEMETLRAHGITVEVVPGITSAIAVPESVGIPVTHRKFASQVTIITGHEDPTKGESALDWQFLGRTRGTIVVLMGVKNLGKIAEALVGNGRDPATPVAVIERGMRPDQRVTVGPLAEIAAIARTRGVRPPAVIVIGEVVGLYDGTPVYRP
- the hemC gene encoding hydroxymethylbilane synthase, encoding MSLRIGTRGSQLALAQTERVCKALAQMGIEVETAVIRTKGDTNTGVPLHEIGGQGVFVRALDEAIIDGTIDAAVHSMKDIPAKRPRGVVTGAVLTRDSPADYLAYEGNIDDVRVVGTSSTRRRAQLLRHDPEIDVRQLRGNVDTRLHKMREKEYDAIVLAEAGLERLGYTVKGQRLPTSLFVPSPNQGTIAVVCRNSPEIIEMVQPLDDPQTRMDVGIERIIMEEVGGGCFTPQGIYCRDGHLIAEVLALDGSRNVRVEDEIATADEARECGRKLRTDAGDLIREAYKQLGIMP